The genomic interval GTGGTGATTACTGAGATTGGCGGCACCGTCGGCGACATTGAGTCGCTGCCCTTCCTGGAGGCCATTCGTCAGTTTCGCAAGGATGTGGGCCGCCAGGACGTGCTCTACATGCACGTCACCCTGGTGCCCTGGATTGCCTCCGCCGGGGAACTGAAGACCAAGCCCACCCAGCACTCGGTTAAAGAGCTGCGATCGATCGGCATTCAGCCCGACATTCTGGTGTGCCGCTGCGAATGCCCGCTGCCCCAGCCGATGAAGGAAAAGATTGCCGAGTTTTGCGACGTGCCCGCCGAGGCGGTGGTTACCTGCCAGGATGCCAGCAGCATCTACGAAGTGCCCCTGAAGCTGGAGCACGAGGGGCTGGCCCACCAGGCCCTGAAGATTTTGGCGCTGGACCAGCGGCAGCCCCACCTGGGCCAGTGGGAAACTATTGTGGAGGGGCTCTACAGCTCCAGTCAACCCATCGACATCGCCATTGTGGGCAAGTACGTCAGCCTCAACGATGCCTACCTGTCTGTGGTAGAGGCGCTGCGCCACGCGGCGATCGCCCACCGGGCTGCCCTCAACGTGCGCTGGATCAACTCCGAAGATATCGAACTCAACGGCCCGGAGGCTCACCTCAGCGGCGTTAACGGCATTCTGGTACCGGGGGGGTTTGGCTCCCGCGGCATTGGCGGCAAGGTGCAGGCGATCGAATACGCGCGATCGCGGGGCATTCCCTTTCTGGGACTGTGTCTGGGCATGCAGTGCTCGGTGGTGGAGTGGGCTCGCCACGTGGCCCAGCTCGACGGAGCCGACAGCTCAGAGTTTACCCCCGAAACCCCCAACCCCGTGATCAGTCTGCTGCCGGAGCAGCAGGACGTGGTCGATCTGGGCGGCACCATGCGCCTGGGGCTTTACCCCTGTCGGCTGGCCCCCGATACCCTGGCCAGCCGCCTCTACGGGGCAGAGGTGGTCTACGAGCGCCACCGCCACCGCTACGAATTTAACAACGCCTACCGCAACCTGTTTGTCGAGTCGGGCTATACCGTCAGCGGCACCTCGCCCGACGGCCGCCTGGTGGAAATTATCGAGCTGCCCAGCCATCCCTTCTTTATCGCCAGCCAGTTTCACCCCGAGTTTCAGTCGCGTCCCAGTGCCCCCCATCCCCTCTTTCTAGGGTTGGTGAACGCGGCGCTGAATGCGACCCGACAGCCCGTCCCAGTGCCTGTGGAAGTGGGGGCCAGCGCTGATCAGATGGCCTAGCCGCAGCACAGGGCCGCCGGCCCCGGGGGATACTCCAAAGTGATCACCGGGGGCGGGCAGGCAGGCGACTGGGCCTGGGCCACCAGCCAGTAGGTGGTCATCCGCTCGCCATTTTTGAGGCCCACCGGACCGCGAGGCTCGAGGGTGAAGTGGTCTTTGAGGTGGGCGTAGGACAGCGCTGACACCTGAATTTTGCCCGCCTCTCCCGTCGTTTCCATGAAGCTGGCGATGTTGACGGTGTCGCCCCAGAGGTCGTAAATAAACTTGCGAATGCCAATCACCCCAGCGACCACGCTGCCTGAGTTAATGCCAATCCGCAGCTGAAAGGGCAGCCCGTCGGGCCGCCGAAAGTCGCTGATGGTGGCCTGCATATCCAGGGCCATCTGAGCGATTGCCTGGGCGTGGTCGGGGCGGGGAGCCGGTACCCCGGCGGCCACCATGTAGGCGTCGCCGATGGTTTTGATTTTTTCGAGTTTGTAGACGGCGGCCAGCTCATCGAAGCGGGAAAACATCTGGTTGAGCAGGTGCACCAGTTCGCAGGGCGACAGCTGGGCTGCCACGGGGCTAAAGCCGACAATATCGGCGAACAAGATCGTGACGGCGTCGAACTGGTCGGCGATCGCCTGCTCCCGCTCCTTGAGCCGCTGGGCAATTTGAAAGGGCAGTACGTTGGTCAAGAGCTCCTCCGAGCGCTGACGCTGGCGGCGCAGTTCGGCCTCGGCCTGCTGGCGTTCCTGAATTTCGGCCTGGAGCTGCTGATTTTGACGCTCTAGCTGCTGCTGCTGTCGCCGCAGGGCCAGCTGGTGCTTGACCCGCAGCAGCACCTCGTAGGCCATAAACGGTTTGACGATGTAGTCGGCGGCTCCCAGGCCAAAGGCCTGTTCTTTTTCGGCTTCGGCATCGCGGGCCGTGAGAAAAACAATTGGAATGTTCCGGGTGCTCTCGCTCTGCTTGAGCTGTCGACAGACCTCAAACCCATCCATGGTGGGCATGGTGATGTCGAGCAGAATCAGGTCGGGGGGAGCCAGCGCGATCGCGTTGAGAGCCAGGGTTCCACTGATGGCCTTCCGACAGCGGTACCCTTCGGATTCCAGAATGGTCGACAGCACCCGCAGGTTGTCGGGAATATCATCGACCAGCAGAATATCGACATCTTTGATCTCTGCATCCTTATAGAAAGAGGGTACAGCGGTAGTCATAGGTTCAAGCGGCTACAGGGAAAGGGAAGAGGAGGGAACGGTGAGGTCGATGATGACATCGAGGCGAAAGTCGTTGACCAGCCGGTAGAGGCGCTGGGCCAGGGGATCCTGCTCGGGGGGTAGCTGGGCGATCAGCTGCCGCACGCGGCGATCGTCAGCGGCCTGGGCCGCCTGGTGCATTTGGCGCAGCCAGTCGGCATCGAGGGCACTAAAGTCGGCCCTGGTCAAGGGGCGCGAGTCGCCAGGCCAGGACCGTTTGCGGTCAGACAAAACAGCCCTGGAGCTGGGCGAACCGCCACTGGACGAGGAACCGCCTGGGCACAGGTTGCCCGCTTCATGGACAGAACGATAGGTCAAGCCCAGGCTGCGGCCAATGTGCTCCAGCAGCGTCTGCCGCTGCAGGGGTTTTGGCAACACAGCATTACAGCCCGCCGCAATGCAGTCCGATCGCTGCTCTTCAAACACGCTGGCGGTAACCGCAATGATCGTGGTCGTATCCCCTCCCGGCAGGGCGCGGATGCGACGCGCCACGCCATAGCCATCGAGCACGGGCATGCGCATATCAAGGCAGATCAGGTGGGGGCGCAGCGCCTGCCACAGGTCGATCGCCTCTTCTCCCTGGCTGGCCTCGCACACCTCAAAACCAGCCGCCTCCAGCCAGTGACGAATCAGCAGTCGACTCTCGGCCACGTCGTCCACCACCAAAATTCGGGGCGTGGCCTGGTCGGGAGCCAGGTGCAAAACACCCGGCTCTACCGACGAATCGGTGGCGCTGGCCCCGGCGGGGAAGTCTTTGACCATCACGGTGGCCCCCACCGGCAGACTGACCACAAACGTAGACCCCGCCCCCGGTTGACTCGTGACGGTAATGTCTCCCCCCATCAGCTGGGCGAAGTTGTAGCTGAGCGATAGCCCCAGACCGGTACCCTCCGCCGATCGCCGCCCAGACTGGGTCTGCTGAAAGGGTTGAAACAGGTGGTCCAGTTCACCGGCGTCAATGCCCACCCCGGTGTCCTGCACCACAATGGTGAGCTGGTAGGGCTTAGCCTCCTCGCCTAGAGCATTTTGCACCGGGGACGGGGCCATCTCGACCAGCGACCACCGCACCACAACCTGCCCCTGGGAGGTAAATTTGATCGCGTTGCCAATCAGGTTGATCAAAATCTGTCGCAGTTTGCCTTCATCGGCCCATAGCTGGTGGGGCAACCGGGGGGGCTGCACCAGCTGTAGCTGAATGCCCTTGGCTTCGGCCTTGAGCTGCAGCATGTCCTCTACAGTCTGGAGCAGCTGATGCGGGTCGAAGGCCCCTTCGTTGAGGGTAATCTTGTTGGCCTC from Leptolyngbya sp. KIOST-1 carries:
- a CDS encoding CTP synthase, which encodes MTKFVFVTGGVVSSIGKGIVAASLGRLLKSRDYSVSILKLDPYINVDPGTMSPFQHGEVFVTEDGAETDLDLGHYERFTDTAMSRLNSVTTGSIYQAVINRERRGDYQGGTVQVIPHITNEIKERIHRVARNTNPDVVITEIGGTVGDIESLPFLEAIRQFRKDVGRQDVLYMHVTLVPWIASAGELKTKPTQHSVKELRSIGIQPDILVCRCECPLPQPMKEKIAEFCDVPAEAVVTCQDASSIYEVPLKLEHEGLAHQALKILALDQRQPHLGQWETIVEGLYSSSQPIDIAIVGKYVSLNDAYLSVVEALRHAAIAHRAALNVRWINSEDIELNGPEAHLSGVNGILVPGGFGSRGIGGKVQAIEYARSRGIPFLGLCLGMQCSVVEWARHVAQLDGADSSEFTPETPNPVISLLPEQQDVVDLGGTMRLGLYPCRLAPDTLASRLYGAEVVYERHRHRYEFNNAYRNLFVESGYTVSGTSPDGRLVEIIELPSHPFFIASQFHPEFQSRPSAPHPLFLGLVNAALNATRQPVPVPVEVGASADQMA
- a CDS encoding adenylate/guanylate cyclase domain-containing protein translates to MTTAVPSFYKDAEIKDVDILLVDDIPDNLRVLSTILESEGYRCRKAISGTLALNAIALAPPDLILLDITMPTMDGFEVCRQLKQSESTRNIPIVFLTARDAEAEKEQAFGLGAADYIVKPFMAYEVLLRVKHQLALRRQQQQLERQNQQLQAEIQERQQAEAELRRQRQRSEELLTNVLPFQIAQRLKEREQAIADQFDAVTILFADIVGFSPVAAQLSPCELVHLLNQMFSRFDELAAVYKLEKIKTIGDAYMVAAGVPAPRPDHAQAIAQMALDMQATISDFRRPDGLPFQLRIGINSGSVVAGVIGIRKFIYDLWGDTVNIASFMETTGEAGKIQVSALSYAHLKDHFTLEPRGPVGLKNGERMTTYWLVAQAQSPACPPPVITLEYPPGPAALCCG